The segment TGAACGGGAGAGACTACGTCTTCTCCAAAGCCATTGGGGACGCCGAATGGTGAAGTAAAAGACGAAGAATAAAAGAGAGAAAGACAAAGCAACAGGAGCAGAAACTCTGTACCTCCTTCTCTGCAGTTAACAGATACTTCAATATCCTTCCACATCCTGGGACTGGATTGGTTTCAGGAAACTTCTTCGGAGTCTTTGAGAACTCTGACAAACCAAAAGGATTGTGAGGTACTGTAAAAGAAAACGGGGGTGTCTTGAAACACACCCGACTGGCCTTTGCGGAAAGAGAAACCGACAGTGGAAGGTTATCTTTTTGGCTTCTTCTACATTTTTTGGAGAGTAAGCATTTCACATCGTACAGGTGTAGTGGACCAGGGTGACCTGCCCCCGCCACAGGAGGGCCATTCAATATAACCCTTGTAGATGAGAAACACCTGGATGCCGCACTGGAGGATTCAGTCCTACCTTAGTGCCACCGGTCAAGATTGCTTCCTTTCACTTATGGCTAAAAAATGTTGTTCTTGTTCCCTAAAATCATGAAAACTCAGTGTTTTAATGTAGGCAACGACCTGTTATTGTTTtaaagttgtttttttaaacgtgTTCCATGAAGGGTTAAGGCCAAGGAATTACATTAAAAAtagtttttaattattttaagacATTATTTTAATCTGAGCACTCAATCCCCCCCCGCCCCCACCCAAAGATTGTTCTCATCTGCTTCTCTGGAGCTTCATTCCATCTTTATCCAAAAAACTTCACACAGAAAAAGGAACAGATCCAACACTGAATTCATTTAAGAATTGTACAAATAACGTTTGTCCTGTTGGTGTATCTTCTTTGCTCTTATTTTTAGATCCCTGCAGCCGTCTGAAAGTGTGCACTGTCAGTTTATCAATGTGTTGTCAAACCAGTTAGTTGAGTTAATCAATAGCCACAATAGCTCTCTTTGTGCGGGTCTGTGAAAGAAAGtgagtgtgtttatgttgatTGGTGTTCTCACTGCTTTTTCTCGCACACCCCATCATCTCAAAATGTCTCGGTTGGATCAGTTaaattgattttaatttaacttctTTCGGTGGGTACATGCATCCTTTcctaattattttttttatttattcctgaaagttcatgaaatgtttttttcttttttaaagcttGGCAAGCCGCACCAAACTGTGCTCTTATAATCTAATAAGTGTTCCTTTTCTTTCTCGCTGTTGGATGGACAAAGCTTGATAAACGCTATGATCCAAATCATTTCGTCCGACACATGTTCTCCTGTGCTTTCATTTTATTCATGACTTTTAAATGAGAATATTTTCTATCGAAGTGAGTTTAACTCAGGGGGCCTGTGTGTTTCTCTGCAGTTTGTTTTTAGTGCCCCTGTTGCAGCAATTTGAAATAAAGTACGTGTTTTTTGAATTTTCTGTCGATATGGTTGATGGTTGGCTCTATAGAGAATGTTTTTAAGCACTGACACATGAAGAAGTAGAAGAAGTTTCACATTTTCCAAAGATATAATGGGAATACAATCGACTTTCTATTTACCCGTTACCCCATAGACAACAAATATATTGCAATAAAGAAGTTTCCAATTAATTATACGTAGAacattgaaaaaaacatatttaacattaacacagtaaataaaTGATTAGTCACATTCAACTAATCTGCTTAGTATTTTCTTTCTTCTCATGGGTGGATCATTAGATTTTTTAACTTGATTTAATACTTCCAATAATGACAAATTACAGATAAGCTAATCTAAAGGATATCTATAAATCTGCTTTCTTGTTTTGTCGTGTGTTCTTACAATAAAGGAAATGTACGGTTGATcttttctttaaaaccaatttTAATAATGAAATCCTGTTTGGAACAAAACTTAGGTTGTGTTTTGAATGCAGTAATTTTGTCCGCAGTATAAATAAATGATCAACTTTTAGCCCATTTTATAAATAAGGTGAACATATCGGTAGTCGAATAGTCATCAGGCTCTCCATTTGTTACCGTGCTACATGGTTCTAATTCTTCTGTCAGATTTACCCCCACGTCACTTTGAACTCCACCCTTTATTCACCCACTACCTTCCTAGTGTTGTTCAAACTGATTAAAAAGATAATGTCAGCGTTGTTCACACAGAAATcgatatttattttacacaattTATTTATCTTTATAACAATGAAATGCTAAACTACAGTGAAGTAAAGTTAACGTTTTTGCTACCATTTTGGGGCAGGGGCTGGACGTTGATCTTTTTAGCTTAATATTTTAACCATTTATCTAATATTAGCTATTGTAGCAAGCTAGTAATTTTagcttaaaggtgacatgtcatgcttttccggttattacccgtccccttgtacaacagcagagtcaaaaccctcaaaagtacaccatgtagggcgtaaaactctaacaaagaaaatacctccccaaaacgcctcgttggagatacgtcactgtccatttgattcttccgggtacatcatgatgtcatgtggtccccggaacgaaatggaccaatccgtggagccgttacgttacgtccgcgcagccgttacgttaagcccccgctgattggtccaaattgaccaatccacggacttcctcacacactcagtgcaggcagctctgcggatctctcctccctggctgcaggctgataacagacagttgggatcgcggcgaaattctctctgcagacccattctcacagcgtttatcaacctttttcttactcaatatcaagccacacttattgtttttacttcggctgtgactttgtgtgtgctcagggtgagtttggctgtgttttgctgtgtatcgctaaacaaggaaatcacacctccatggagctcagcgcgattcacaactggtcccgaccaatcggagcacactgggatcacagggaggaggagaagtggggcaagagctgcaacgagccgtttagtggagagagtaggcttgtttgagacaagcaagacctgcgcagacctgcgcagttgcgatcaacgtcttgctagtgcgttgcatgatggttagtcattttgtccgacttgctctggaggctcgcccacatgagactttgaaatctcgcgggacaaagacgcccgcagccttgagagcgaggcgagttggcgcagttgctctccacgagctgcggaagcgaaatgcttgatgagaaacggctcgctggtatctcgagctgagcgctcattggtggtttttaccacgtgctgctgatgaaactctccaattggctggcaaaagtttgttattgttttgtgtcagtttcacgtcgccacatccattcccatttttcatcattgttccacaatgtttatcatcatgaaattaatatctatatattttatactatactgcttaccgttttcatactttatatatcttagcatattcatacacactgttcatactgctcacaggctgatatctagtgtattaatacacactgtttattcatcattcaattcattctatatgttattctgtagattgtgtacattactttccacttcactgcttgttgcacctggttagaagctcaactgcatttcgttgtctcagtacctgtaatatgtgcaataacaataaagtttctctttaagttaaaccaaatcattaaaataaaatctattgtaatgtaatgatttggtttaaccttatttattgaatacatcatttaaaatggcaagattaaatcaaattacattctccatacaatacatgtgggatttctattgcatccacttcatctgcaacgaaaaacgccaacgcaatttccgccattgcaaacccagccagtcaagccgactccgagctgtccgatttaagatgagctttttgacacctcccccggctgtgatcggctactctcgtctactttcgaggcgagccgcaatgtgtctcaaacaagcctagtgaatacacatactttacagagatgcatatgcgaaaccaatgtgagtttggaaaattgcacagtataaatctattctagtagacctcaacaatggaattatgatcagtggaaatggccatgacatgggacctttaatattgtAACCATTTAACTTATACTATGAGCTAACCATTGATGCAATTTAGCTAGTACTTTTAGCTTGCAACAACTCACTGTTTACTTTTAGCTAACTATTGAACACCTTATCCATTAACTTAATCTTAACTATTTAACACTTTTCATTACTTTTAGCTAGCAATCGAGCTAGTACTTTTAGCTTAATATTGTAACCATTTATCTAAGACTTTGAGCTAACCATTGAAGCAATTTAGCTAGTACTTTTAGCTTAATTTTGTAAAAACTCACCGTTTACTTTTGGCTAACCATTGAACATTTCTTCATTACTTTTAGCTTTTGTTAGAAATTATCCATTACTTTTAGTTAACCGTAGGAACAATTTATCCATTACTTTTAGCTATTGTATTTGATCAATCAATTTAGCTAGCACTTGTACTTTATCCACTTGAAATGTACTTTAAGCTTATTATTGTAAAACATAATCCATAAAGTTAAAGTTACCAAACTACTTTTAACCACTTTGCTTTTAGTTTACCATTTCAACAGTTTGTTCACATAATGCAAGTGTTATAGCTGCATTAAACTTCTTCAATCCAATCTTAGTAATAATACTTCTATATTTATTTTAGTAGTTGAGTTTCTCTTATCTGTCAACATAATCTTAAAAAAGCCCCCGGTTTAGGTGAACAGGAATTCTGGTTTGAAATCACTACATCTGATGCTACATAGAAAAGTGGGCCTAAATATGCCTCAATTTGTCTTAAATTACCTGTAATCCAGTGTCTGGATGCCTTTCAGGATATGCACAGCATGGGCGTTCTCCTTGCCTTTCCTCTAAATCCTAACCAAACTGATACAATCCCTGTGTATTTCCTTTTggataattatgagataaaggTGTGGTGCTGCCTGGGATTAGAGCTGAATCAGAAACTACATGGAGATTTCTGCCCTTGATTGTAAATGGATTTGTGGCAAGCCGTCACATGTACAATATATCAAGCTTCACAAAGACTTATTCAGTCCTGAACAAACCTTGTGGAGGAAGAATGTATCCCTGGCTGTTTCTGACAAAGTGGGCCCTCTTGCTTCTCCTGGGCACTCAGATGTAAGAGCCTGTGCTGCTGGCGAATGAGGCTTATAATGAGGCCCAGGAGATGTCTAGCTAATACTCTATAGCTTGCTCTGCTTACCACCTAACTGACAGTGACTGCCAATCAGAAACATGGCAAAATGGAGTTTGTACGCTTCAGTGGAATAGTAGCCAGGTCTATTGGCTGTGACATGTTGAGTTTACTGTAGTCTGTGAAGCTTTTTGGGACAAAGAGCCTTTATTCGTTTTTAATGGACATACCTCCTTTCCTGGTTTTTCAGTTTCATGGTCCTGGGATAGTGCGTGCTGGCTCACTGTCACACTGTCATGACTTAAGGGACACAAATGGAACAGAGCCATCGTCAATGTTATTAGTAACACCTGTGCTTCTCCTACTACAAGGTCTCAACATGGCTGTTGTGAAAAAGACCAATTGGCTACTGATCGCTGAATTGCTCAACATCTTAAGAAGTGCATTATAATCTTTGGGCCTGGGGAAAATATGAATTCATCAAAGAAAAAGAGGCAAGAAATCCATGTGAAGTTATCTTCTGATAAATgtattttgtgattttgtcaatcGATAGTAAAGATAGCATTTACTGTAACTGAAGTGGTTGTTAGATGATGAAACAACGCCTGAATCCTCCCAAAACCGTTCGAACATCGGACAAGCATTTCCACTTCACGGATCACTGAGTAGGTGCATTGAGTGAGTACTGTTTTCTATAAATCTTGTTTATTCAATAACCTCTATCACTTCTTGTGTACAAATAATTGCTACACTTCAAATGGCTTAGTGGAAAGATGAAAGTGTAATCACATCTTGAATGTCTTTCGAGTGTGGTTAGCTATATACACATGTGGCTCTTGCCATGATCGGACGGCACACCATACCAATTACTTAAAGTCTTCAGATTCAAAGAGTCAATGATTTGGAGTCATGTGATTTCAGtccacacatctgtggatacaAAGATGATGTTTGGACAGCtgtgaaatgttcaaataatgTGTTGTAAAGTATACAAATCTGCATAGTTATTGGACCTTGGTTACAAAAGGCCCTTTCATCTTTTGGTACTGAGTATAGGAGAATGTGATGAAACCGGTTGTGGCAAGAACAGTCCTTTGAGATGATCCGTGAGTGTAATTAGCCCAACAAATTGCAACTTAGCTTTTGTTATTGAAATACCATATTTTTGACGAGGGTCTTTAGCCAGGTACAAATGTAATCAACAATATGGCGTTTTGATTTGGTCATTTTGGTTGCGTGCAATGCACTCCACCTTGCAAATGAGTTTGTGATCACTCATGCATCTGCACAAATAGATAAAACCTTGCATAAAAGTAGATTGTTCACAGATCAAATGTAGGCTTGTGTAAAAGTGAAATGTTCAGTGAAAATATAAAGTCTGTCTTAAATGTTATGGTTTGACCACTCTTGGAacaacacggagacaaatgttttCACTGACTTCCACTCTGTGGTTCGCTCTAGCAATTTTAAAGAGCTTTCTGTAAAAGAAAGAAACGTTACTCTTCAAGAGGACCGTCCATGCGTACTGGCCCATTGAACAACGCAAGATATAACTTCATAAATGCAGGGATTTTGTGTTCCCAGCAATAAGTGCCGGATGGCTACTTAAAGACCTCTGAGTGACCAATGCTTCTCTGAACCTCCTGATAGAAACTCAATGTCTCTGTTCAGTGCTTCTCATGATTTTTTCCCACTGTATTTGATTTTAGCAACATAATCTGGTGCATCGCCGGGTCGTTCCCTGCTTATTTGAGGAAACACTGGGCGATTGGTTTATTTGAAATACCGGGAGAGGAATAATCAGGCAGGCCTGAGAACCAGCTACATGAAGAATgtcataaataaatacagtcCAAGTCTCGATCGGTTTGTGCGGTCAGTTTTGTCAGATATTTTCTGTTATAATCCAGATGGCTTTGAAAAAACACTTCATGAATCCTAAATGGAGGTGTAGTTTCAAAGGACAGGTGTGTCGCCACCCCCATTCTTTTCGTGTTCACCCTGTCACCCACACAGATGTGCAGGGGTTTGATTGTTATCAAACTTGACATGCGCACACTCGTGAAAGAACTATGAAATGTGGGTTAACATTAGATGGCAGTGGAATGAGGAGGCCCCTTACAAATGCAGCCAGGCACGTCGTGCTCCGGCTCTGTGTGTTTAGCATTTGAAGGGTGGATTGTTGTTAATGGGTGATTGGAGGAGATTGACACAAAGCTGTGGAAAACATTTAGATGAAAATGATGTCTTTTAGCCTGTTTGGAAGTCTAGAACAAAGGGAGGAGATGCCACTCTTCGTTCGGTTTAGCCTCACTAATGCTTCAAGGCGGCAGTAAAGAGTTGTACACATTGTACTATATATATTTCAGTACTGAAACAAACCATTCAGCCTCGTCAAATATCTTTGACCCAACAACTTTGCAAGCAAATTAATAAAGCACTGAAATGATCCCTCTTTCTTGGAAAGTCCCCCCTGTTCATCTGTATATCTCCTTGAAAAAAATGTCACATAGCAGATGAAATGCTAACCAGATGTTAAGCTGCCATTGGCAGAGGGTGTCCTTTAACTCATAATGGCTCAATATCGCACAAGTTACAGCGCCCCAGCTCACACGTGTCTCAGCTGTATTTGCTTTAGGCTCTCCCGGTGAAGGCAAAGCTATCTCTGCTGATTGTATAAGTCACTTGTTTCCGTAAGAGGAGGGAAAAATATCACGATCATGTTAGAAAAACAACCATGACATTCCAATGGAAAGGCAGGCTTTAACAGTATACATTTGTGATTATCATACCTGTCTGTAATTTGTAGAAAATGGCTAATAATCCAAATATGTCTTGTGCTTGCTTTTGTAATGGGATGTAAGACTTGTGGTTGGGTTAAGGGCATACCTTACCTCTTTATGCAAACTGTTTTGCTGGATAAATGTGAAAATGTGAAAATATTTGGTTCCATTAACAAACAGTAACAGTTACAACAAGTACACAAATATTTTATGGATTCAAGAAAGTGATACATACATTTGGTGCAGGTACTGTATAGGCAACACAAAAGTATAATTTCAGAGTCAGGTACCATAACCATACTTGTGTGAATGTATTTTTCAGTTTACAGATGAAATACAACCGGTCCCGTTTTCATTCATAAATCCCCAAACACTGTTGTCTAATTACCTCGTATTATTACGGATAATACAATAAGAAAGACtgtgtttttacattttcagGATAAAGTTTCCACTGTGGAACAGCACTGAGCCAGCAGGCTGTCCTTGAAGACAATAACAAAGACTGAGAAGGACGCCTCTGAAAGGTCATCATATTGCAGGATAATGAAGTGTTTCaaaaaatctgttttatttCCTTGTGCTAGACTATGCAGAGATCATTgaaattaaactaaattattaaagATACTGAAAAAACAGATTCAATTCATAGTTATATATGTCGGTTTGAGTATTTATCTATTACTATATCTTGTGGTCAAATACAATATCTATACTATCTTTCCTTAGAATAATTGCTGTCCTTCTCTAGCCCGTCCCTCCAAATACAAAGGACTTTGAGTGAGATGAAGTCCGGCTCGCATTTCAGTGACACTTGATATTCTCCAACAACTGGAACCATAAAATCATCACAGCCGAAATGGTCAAAACAGCTGAACTTGGCCTGAAAACTGAAGCAGATAGAAAAGTAGATATTTCTATTAAATATCCAAACAGATCTGTCCACAAACACTTCAAGGCCTCTCCTCTCCCACCTGAACCTGTCTTGCTTTACTCGCTCCAGCTGGTGTTTGTCTCACGTCTTCAGGCTCTGGCTCTCTTCAGGGCTCGTCTGCTGGCAGGTATGTCCGGAGCTCTTCTTCAGGTGGATGGGCGCCTCTTCCTGGCCTCCGCTTCCACCTTTCCTAACCTTATCCTTCTCCCTACGGACCTGAGACGTCCCGCTGCTGCCCTTTGACGACACCGTCTGGCCTCTGAAAAGCTGTGCCCTTTGCTGACAAAGACCCACCTTACTGAGGAGGATGAATACATCCCCTCTGAAGGCCTTAGTGAAGATGGCATAAAGGAATGGGTTTGCACAGGAATTGAGCGGGTAGAAGAGCACCAATAAAATCTTAGAGTTGGAGACTGTGATAAGCGGTCGATCCAGAACGGCTGACATGGCGTAAAAAGAGATCGGAGCCATACATAAGAAGTCAGTAAAGATGAGGACAGCCATGCGCTTGGCAATGTTGGTATCCTTGGATCCAGACCGGTAGTGAGGGTTATGGACTGCGCAGTAGATCTTAAAATAGCATGCGCAAATGACAAGGAAGGCGAGGATGTTGAGGACCAGCACTGACAAGATGAAGATCTGAGACACTGTGGACTGAGTGTCCATTGGGAGACAAATACTGACCTTCTGGTAACTGCTCACCCCGACCAATGGGAGCAGGGCCAGAAGGAGGCAGAAGATCCAGCCGCCTAGCATCACGGCTGCAGCGTGGAGCAGACGCAGCTTACGATCCAAACGCATAGCAAAGGTGATGGCGTACCACCTCTCCAGAGTGATCACCGTCAAGGTGTAGACAGACAACTCGCTGGCGAAGACCGTAAAAAACCCTGCAAGTCCACAACCAGGGCCCGTCTGCCAGTCTATGGCGTGGTTAAAGTACTCTGCTTGCGTGTGGAGGTCTACAGAGGCGATAAGAAGCAAATAAATCCCCATACACAGATCTGCAAAGGCCAAGTGACACATGAGGAAGCGAGAGACCGAGAGCTTGTAGTGACTGGTGAGCAGAACCACGAGCACCACCACATTTCCCAGAACAGCCAGCAGACTCACAAACCACACGGACACTCGCAGGAAGCCAAACCCCATTATGTCCTCACAAGGATTGAACTCATCGGGCTCTGGTACACATTTCACCTCCACTCCCTCCTCACACATCACATAATCGTAAGGACCTTCAAAGTCTTGGCTGGTGTCCTCCTGGGGGTTCTTGAGGGTCTCTCCAAAACCCACATCATCATCTGGCTGACCCCCAAAGTAGGCGTGGTAGTGGAGGCTTCCATGGAAGTCACCTCTCCTCCAGTCCTGCTGGGAGTCTCTGTGGCTTCCGTCACTTGGCTCCTGGTCTGGGATTGTTTCCACAACACCATCCCCTTGGAGGGAAGGCATGCCGAGGGGCCCCACAGAGCGCTTGTGATGTTGGTCGTAGAAAGCAGTGAAGTTACAGAGAATGTACTCGTAaaagctgtaaaacacaaacagATTGAGTCCATCAAGTAATACTCTAGTCCTGTATTAGACAGACATATACAGACCTGGCTTTAACCCTCACTCACGCTAAGTGTCAAATGAACTCATTACAATATATCCAGTTGAAGAAAAGTCTGGCTCAACCTTCTTCCTACAATAACAGCAATGAGTGACACTAATTATGCCAGCACTGTTTGAAGTTATAGGTAAACACGTCGGAGTTGATTCAATCCCTGCCAAAGTCCACACCATACAAGAGCAGCTGCCCTACTCACCGCGATGGATCATCCAAACACACAAAACATTCTATCGGATGCAGTTGGTCTTTCAAGGACAATCTTCTTGAGATGCCTCCACTTTTCTGACTTTCACAAGTACTGTACATTCAAGAACACAAAGTGAATAATTGACGAAAGCTCACCCTCGTTTCTTTTTGAAGTTTTTGAAGCCGCAGCAGTGGCTGGGGTAGGTGAGATTGGCGACGGTGAGGTGCTTAAAGGTTTCGATGGGCGGCAGTTTCTTGAGGGCCCAGGCATCGCGCGCCGTCAGCTTCCGGAGAGAATCCATACCTATGGCTGGCAGGGAGGTGATCCCAGTTAGGGACACGTCTCTTTGGGACAGCAAGGGAATGAAAGAATTAGATGCCTTATTATAGATCTTAACTTCAATGCATGCGATCATTCTTGGCAAAGCCCTATTTTAAGTTTTTCAAGGGTACTTTTTGGGCTAGGAATGATTAAAATCTTGGGGGTCAAAACTAACAgaactataaaatacaatatttcCACAGACTGCAAATGTGTTGCTGTGGTTGGATATAGTGCAAATATTGGATTTCAATTCTGGTTTTTGCTCCAGTAAAACTTTCCACGCAGACATTTCTTGGATACCCTGtacctttttaaatgtttggacTTTGCCCTTAAATTGTATTAATGAGGTCACAAATGGGGTTAAGCTGTATCCCCAATACAAGTGATAACATGGCATTTTCTGCACATCCCTCACATGTGAGAATGCACTTAATGGATGCTATTAACTAAGTTGAAATGCTATTCTTTCATCTGACTAACTGAGAGAAGAACCAGCAGTTACCACCCAGCACATCTCTTGAAAAAACGTACTATCAGAAAACCTAGAGGCATACATGATTAGACCAGAGATCTAGATGGATTAAACGACACCCTCCATCTGTTTCCTACACTCAACTGCTCACTCCTTCATCATCTTTTTACACGTGGTTTTTCTTGTAGTTGGCCATCATGCCAAAGCCAGCTCAAGCTCATCGGGCCAAAGACATGCAGGGGATTGACAATCTTATCGACATCCCATGTGATTCCATTATCCGGACATTCCACTTTTCAGCACTGGACAATCGCCCCTTCCAAAGGCCAAGTAGAGTCCAAGTTCTCTTTTGCTTTCTTTAGTTTCCTAACCCATTAAATCTCTAAGTCATTGTATCTGCTGATTAATTCGATTAAATAAAAGAAACAAAAGCCAAACCATTTAATATTTGCTAAGAGCCCCGTTGTTCTTTTTAAGTCCCATTTGCTCTCCCCACTTCTGTGCCCTCTTCTCTTTTTCCTCTCATGGGGCACATTGTGAAAGTCTTCAATAAAAGCAGCACAGACTCTGAGTGTCAGTCTGATTTTGTCATTCCCAGATGTTTAGCTCATGACCTCATGGAGCTGACCTCACTTAGGACATGTTCCCCATTGGAACGGGGGAGGAAGACCTGCACACGAACCCATTTACCTTAGCAGACACTTAACGACAAGATCCATAACAGCAACTGAATAGCCGTGGTAACGGGTTTTGACAATCAAACACCTTATAAAACGCAGACTAAGCCTTAAAATCCTTGAGAATGGCAAAAACGATG is part of the Pseudochaenichthys georgianus chromosome 24, fPseGeo1.2, whole genome shotgun sequence genome and harbors:
- the tshr gene encoding thyrotropin receptor; its protein translation is MQVITCVLFTLVILHVSTAAEADSCPAVCECTEWKMHTISCRDIDILPRFPAGTETLWLFETRLTSVPADAFAYLVNISWIYISVDVTLQRLERHSFHSLKKITHIQIRNAQILTYIDPEAFKHLPNLKYLGIFNTGLTFLPDLSNIHSNDMNFMLEIADHPYITEIPANSFRGITSDVLTVVLYGNGLREIHNHAFNGTKLDQVDLRRNKYLTKIDERAFGGTISGPLLLDVSLTGITSLPAIGMDSLRKLTARDAWALKKLPPIETFKHLTVANLTYPSHCCGFKNFKKKRGFYEYILCNFTAFYDQHHKRSVGPLGMPSLQGDGVVETIPDQEPSDGSHRDSQQDWRRGDFHGSLHYHAYFGGQPDDDVGFGETLKNPQEDTSQDFEGPYDYVMCEEGVEVKCVPEPDEFNPCEDIMGFGFLRVSVWFVSLLAVLGNVVVLVVLLTSHYKLSVSRFLMCHLAFADLCMGIYLLLIASVDLHTQAEYFNHAIDWQTGPGCGLAGFFTVFASELSVYTLTVITLERWYAITFAMRLDRKLRLLHAAAVMLGGWIFCLLLALLPLVGVSSYQKVSICLPMDTQSTVSQIFILSVLVLNILAFLVICACYFKIYCAVHNPHYRSGSKDTNIAKRMAVLIFTDFLCMAPISFYAMSAVLDRPLITVSNSKILLVLFYPLNSCANPFLYAIFTKAFRGDVFILLSKVGLCQQRAQLFRGQTVSSKGSSGTSQVRREKDKVRKGGSGGQEEAPIHLKKSSGHTCQQTSPEESQSLKT